Within Sporosarcina sp. PTS2304, the genomic segment CGATTTGTATGTGCTGTGCCTTTCGATCATTCAGCTGTTTCCCCACTTTTTCAGCTCCCATTCAATGTACGAATTTTATTTTCCGTTGCTACTTTATAGTTAGTCACTAAAGTAAAGTATAGCCGTTTCACAGTCATTTCACAAAAAATAAAAAAGCCCGATTGAGAAATCTGAGCTTTGCATATCGTTAGTTCCTCTTAATATGTAGAAATCAGCTGACGTTTCCACCGTTCGTCTACGATTTTTCCATGATCTAAATAGATGATTCGATCTCCTAAACGTTCAGCTTCTTCTAAATCATGCGTCACAATGATGAATGGGATTTTCCACATTTCATGTAAACGCAATAATTCATCTTGGCACTGTTTGCGTGTCTCTTTGTCCAAAGCAGATAACGGCTCATCTAATAACAATACAGAAGGTCTGGCAGCAAGTGCTCTCGCTAAACCGACACGTTGTTTTTCTCCACCTGATATTTGGTGAGGATATTTTTGCAATAGGTGTTCAATGCCAAGTACTTGTAGCAACTCACTAATCATCAATTGACTCTCTTGTTTTTTCTTCACGCCGTATAAAATATTCTTCTCCACCGTCATATGCGGGAACAGTGCATAGTCTTGAAATAAATAGCCGATTTGGCGATCTCTCGCTGGCATCGGTTTTTGCTCGTCACAATAAAACGAATGATCTTTTGACACGATCAATCCACTGTCTGGGTGGACTAAACCCGCAATACTATTTAAAATTGTCGTTTTTCCTGACCCCGAAGGACCGACTAATACGAGAATCTCCGCTCCCATTTCAAATTGAATATGTAATGTATAATGTGCGAGTTGTTTATGAATATCTACATGTAGCATATCATTTCCTCCTAGTCTGTCATGTCCGTGTAAAACGACGAATATTACGTTTGCTCCACCAGTTTACCCATAAGATCAAACTAAATCCGAACGTAATAATGATGATGACCCAAAACGTAGCTTTTTCCATCTGTCCCGACTCCACCGCAAAGTAAATAGCCATCGGGATCGTGTCGGTCTTTCCCGGAATATAACCGGCAAGCATTAACGTCGCACCAAACTCCCCAAGGCCCCTCGCAAAAGACAATACAAGGCCAGCCAATAACCCAGGCCATGCCAACGGGAAGACTATTGTGAAAAACACGCGCCATTCCGACGCACCCATCGTTCGTGCAGCATTGGAAAGGCGTTCGTCTAAACTTTCAAAAGCAGCTGAAGCACTTTGGTACATGAGTGGGAATGAAACAACAATCGACGCAATCACCGCACCAATCCATGTGAAAACAATTTGGAAGTCAAACCATTCAAGTAACCAACTGCCAATCCACCCTTTTTTACCGAATAGGACAAGCAAACCAAAACCTACTACAGTCGGCGGCAAAACGAGCGGAAGTAAAAATAGCGCTTCTAAAATACTTTTTCCAAAGAACTCTCGCTTCGCTAAGTAATAAGCAATTAGCACCCCTACTACAAACACAAAGAAAGTGGAGATGGCAGCCACTTTTAGTGATAATAGCAAAGGTGAATAATCCATTTCCAGCAAGCCCTCTCCTCCACTCTTTTACTTAAATCCGAATTTCTGCAAAGCTTCCGTTCCTGTATCACTCGTCAAATAATCCAAAAATTGCTGTGCAGCTTCTTTATGCTTAGAATCTTTAACGACTGCTCCAGGATAAACAATCGGCGCATGCCATTCAGGATTCGATTCAGCTAATACTTTTACATCATCTGAAATAAAAGCATCACTTGAATAGACTACCCCTAAATCTGCATTGCCCATCTCTACGTATGTCAATACTTGGCGCACATCAGAACCAAGAACTAATTTATCTTGCAGTGGTTCCCAAAGTTCCAAGTTTTCCAAAGTTTCTTTCGTGTAGCGTCCTACAGGTACAGATTCAGGCTCGCCCACCGCGAAATGATCAACTGTCGCTGGATCAATCTCTTCGAATGAAGAAACTTCCATGTTGGAATCTTTATGTGCGATCAATACTAATACGTTAGATGTGAAATCTTTTCGGGATTCATTGACGATCAGTTCTTTTTCTTCCATGTCGTTCATATCTTTCGAACTGGCTGACAAAAACACATCAGACGGTGCACCATTCTCGATATTTGTTGCTAGTTTACCAGAACTGCCGAAGTTATATGTAAGTGTAACTCCTTCGTGCTGTTCTTCAAATGTCCCTTTTAGATCTTCCAGTGCATCAGTCAAACTAGCTGCAGCGGATATTAGCAACTCGACCTCTTCAGCAGGTTGTTTGTCCGCTTCTGGTGTTTGCTGATCAGTTCCCTGTGAGTTTTCCGGCTCGTCGGTATTCGAGCATCCTACTAGTAGAATAGAAAGAATGACAAACAACACCGATAGTAAAAAACGTTTCACTATAAATGACCCCCTTTATCTATTATATATAACTAGATATATCTAAACATAACTAGTTATATATAGAAACATCATAATATTCTTCCTTAAGCTTGTCAATTTTGCTAAGTCTGTTGATGATCTAAAGAAATTGTCATCTGGGTAATGAGATGCTTTTGACAAGTAGATAGTATTCGTCCAGAAGTTGAAGCGGAGTGAGTGACTTCTCCTGTGCAGTGAAGAAAAATAGTGTACGTGCTAGGATTCTCCCGAGAGAAACCGGACGCTTTCCTGAGGGGACGCGGCGGACTCGCCATAAGTTCTTTGGCGATTACGCCTGTCGTCCTGATCCTCCAGGAGTCGCCGGTTCTTCCGGGAGAATCCTTGAGGTTGTGTCGGGAAGTCAGTCTGTGTTCGTCCAGAAATAGAGTATGGAAAATTACTTCTCCTGTGCAGTGAAGAAAAATAGTGTACGTGCTAGGATTCTCCCGAGAGAAACCGGACGCTTTCCTGAGGGGACGCGGCGGACTCGCCATAAGTTCTTTGGCGATTACGCCTGTCGTCCTGATCCTCCAGGAGTCGCCGGTTCTTCCGGGAGAATCCTTGAGGTTGTGTCGGGAAGTCAGTCTGTGTTCGTCCAGAAATAGAGTATGGAAAATTACTTCTCCTGTGCAGTGAAGAAAAATAGTGTACGTGCTAGGATTCTCCCGAGAGAAACCGGACGCTTTCCTGAGGGGACGCGGCGGACTCGCCAGAAATGCGTTGGCGATTACACCTGTCACCCTGATCCTCCAGGAGTCGCCGGTTCTTCCGGGAGAATCCTTGAGTTTTTGTCGGGAAGTCAGTTTGTGTTCGTCCAGAAATAGAGTATGGTAAGCTCTACTTCCTGAACAGTGTGGGTGAAGCTTTGGATTGCCTGATTGAATACATATAGAGTCATTGCTTTTTCCACTCAGTCCATCGAAATAGTCATAGTAGCTGATGTTGGTCTTTCGCCACATACAAAGAGTGATCAACCTGTCTTGCACACACAAAGTACGGCTTGCGCTGGAAGACGATCGACTCCGAGAGGATCAGGGCGACAGGTGTAACTCGCTGTGCACTTTTGCGAGGTCCACCGCGCCCCCTCCGGAAAGCGTATCGTCTGGAAGCGCAAGCCGCAAGACACTTCAAGTCAACCTTGCCCCATCTAATAAACGAACATGAAGTAGCAGACAAGCCCACGTAGTCTTTCACCACATACAAAGAGTGATCAACCTGTCTTGCACACACAAAGTACGGCTGAAGCTGGAGGACGATCGACTCCGAGAGGATAAGGGTGACAGGTGTAACTCGCAGCGCACTTTTGCGAGGTCCACCGCGCCCCTCCGGAAAGCGTATCGTCTGGAAGCGCAAGCCGCATGACTCTTCAAGTCAGCCTTGCCCCATCCAAGATTACAATTTTGCTTTTTACAATGAAATAACGGAAGATAGGGTTACAGAACATAGGGGGATGAGAAAATGAGTAATTCAGAACAGAACATTTCCTACACTACGGAAGAAATCGCCCAGTTATTGAAAGTATCAAAGTTAACAATTTATGATCTTATTAAAAAAGGTGAAATCCGTGCATATCGTGTAGGTCGTCAAATGCGTGTAGACGCGGTCGATTTGACTTCCTATAAAGAACAATTAAAAAGTGGTGGAAATCTATCGGATACCCGCCGTATCGTAGAGTCGAGCGCAGAAAAGCCGCAAACACGCCCTCAATCAGATTCTGTCATCATAAGCGGACAAGATATCAGTTTGGATATTTTAGCGAGTTACATTGACGAAGCGGGTGCCTATCGACCATTACGATCATTTACTGGCAGTCTCAACAGTTTGATCAAAATGTATCATGGCGAAGCGGATATCGTTAGCACTCATTTGTTCGATGGAGAAACAGGCACGTATAACTTACCTTATATTCAGCGCCTGCTGACCGGTCACTCGTATATAGTCATTCACTTGCTCGTTAGAAAAGCAGGTATTTATGTTCAAAAAGGTAATCCACAACAAATACACGATTGGGCTGACCTAGCGCAACCGGGTCTTCGATTGATTAATCGCGAAAAAGGTTCAGGAGCCCGTGTACTGTTGGATGAACAATTACGACTTGCTTCTATTGCTCCGTCTACTATTATGGGCTACGAGGATGAAGAGCAAAATCATATGGCTGTCGCTGCAAGAATCGCTTCCAAACAGGCTGACGTCGGAGTAGGAATTGAAAAAACCGCTCGCTTGATTGATGTTGATTTTATCCCATTGATTGATGAGCAATATGATTTAGTATTATTAAAAACAAAGGAAAACGAACAGATAAGAGACTTCATTGTGAAAACAATAAATGATCCTGATTTCCAAGCGAAGATTAACGCAATCGGCGGTTACGATCTGACGAATGCTGGAGACATACGCTACGAGACACCGTAAACGTCCTGTATAATGTAAAAAAGTGCTCGAAAGGAATTCCTTTCAAGCACTTTTTTATTTGATAGACATTCATTCAACTTCGCTATCACTTTCACTTTCCACTACTTCATAATACATCTCTTCAGCGGTTTCAAAGCGGTTATATCGCAACATGAATAAATGGAATACATGACTTGCGACGACTTTTAATAACGCATACGCTGGTATTCCGAGAATCACACCGGCTACGCCGAACAACGACCCCGCTGTGAGGAGGACGAAAATGATTGTAATTGGATGAATATGCAGCGACTTGCCCATAATTTGCGGCGAGATGAATTTTCCTTCCACTACTTGTACAATCGTCCAGACGACAGCCAATTTCACAAGCATGAATGGAGATGTGACGATCGCAATGATCACTGCAGGAGTAATCGCAATGACAGGTCCTAAATACGGCACGATACTCGTGAACATTGCTAAAACCCCGAGCAGTAGCGCATACTTCATTTTAATAATAAGGAATCCAATCGATACCATAATACCGATTGCGATTGCTACTAAAATCTGACCTTGAATATACGCACTAATTTGTTTATCCGCATCATGGAAAATGATCGCCGCATCATCACGCAACCGTGGCGGTAAAATACGCAAAATCATTTGGGGAAGCTTTTCTCCGTCCTTCAATAAATAAAACAAAATTAACGGAACGGTAAACAAGCTCAAAATAATACCCGTCAATGCGGAGACGAATGAAGTGACGCCTGACGCAATACCGCCTAATGTCTCCGTAAAGAATTTCCCAATACTTTCAAATCCTGAATCTAAAAAGGTGTTGACGTTAAAGTTAAATCCTTCATAAATAGGCGCGAAAATGGAGTTTCTAAAAAAGTGATCCATATCTAAAATCAATTGCTTAAAATACGAAGGAAACTCATCAAAAAGATTGATCGATTGTTCCCGTAAAAACGGTAACACTAAAAATACGAGCAAAGTAAGTAATCCCGCAGTAGCCAGGAAAAGTATCAAAATCCCATAGACGCGCGGAATACGTAGCCGCACTTCCAAATAGCGAAGAATAGGCCGCATTAAATAATACAAAATCGTCGCCAATACAACGGGTAGCACGACTGTCGAGAAAAATACGCGAATCGGATAAAAAATAAAGGAAACTTGTGTATAGATTAAGATGATCAATCCGATAAACAACAAACAAAGCAACACGAATAATGTGGCTTGACCACCAAGAAATCCGACAATCGGTGATGTGGATCGAGCAGACCAAAAATCGCGTAATGAATTTTTCTTAGGTGGCTGTCTCAAAACCTCGTCCCCCCTTCATACGACCCTTTACTGCGTTGCTAAAAACGAACGGATCGCTTCTCTATTTTTTTCTACATCTATTTCGATAACAGAACCTGCGTGTCGATAAGACGTAAATGAATAACTATCCTCTACAGGAATCCGCAACGTTTGCAAATCTAATTTCCGTTTCGCTAAAATTGCGACGACCTTCGCAAGTTCATCTTTAGACGTTAAATCAGTCTGAACGAAACTGTCAAGTGCGCCGGCCACTTTAGGCGCCTGCATAATAGTCGGTAAACTGAATAGCTCGTCCTTTACGGCTTGAATCACTTCCTGTTGACGATTGACCCGTCCAAAATCTCCTTCGTCATCTGCACGGAATCTCGCATAGCCTAGCAATTCTTTGCCATTCAAACGCTGCACACCCGGCGTCAGCGTCACACCGATTTTTTCAGACATTTCCTTTTTCACATCCATCTCCAGCCCTCGTGGAAAAGCAATATCCATAATGGACTCAAAGTTATCGAAATCCACTACTGCATAATGATGAATGGGAATATTAAACATGCCCGAAATAGTTTCTTTTGCAGTTTGTACTCCACCTAAATAATAAGCCGTATTCAACTTGTACGATTGATATCCCGGAATTTGTGCGTAAATATCTCTCATAAATGAAATTAGATGAGCCGTTCCTTGTGCTTGATCCCAAGAAAGCACCATCATCGTATCTGTACGGTATTTACCCGATCCGTCATTATCGATCCCTAGCAATAAGTAATTTTCTATCGCAGGGTTTTTCGGATCCAGCAAATCCCCTTGAAATTCTCCAGGCTCAATTACACTTCCTGCCGTTATAGCTTTCCCTTGTTTAAATTGTACGTAGCTATACGCTGATATCGTCATGAAGAAAAGCAATAGAAACAGGATGAAAACCCTACCGAGCCGAAGTTTGCGTCTCTTCTTTTTACGATGAGGTATTTTTTCCTCTAGTTGTTCGTCCATTATGCTTTCATTCCTCCAGTATCTCTGTAGTCCTGTAGTACAGACGTTTCTATCAGTGAGAGGTTGCGTCTACTGTTTTGTCTGCTGCAGTCGAATTCCCGATTCGCAACGCTAGCACTAGCATAGCCACAAATAATAGAAGAAATACGAATAATGTGACGTGATGGTTCGCTGTATAATCGTACAACATCGCAATGAATAAAGGTAAAATACCCCCGATGATAAAGCCGCCGGTCTGCATCATCGCCGTCCAAGTATTCGTTTCTTCCGCACTTTCAGTCGCATCCATCGGCATCAATAAACAAATTGGGAACAAACCGCCTAACGGAATACCGAGTAATAGGACGCCAGCAGAAAATAATACCGGTTGTGCCGTCCACATGAGAGCGATCGATAGAATACCAAGAACGAGAATGAAAACTAATGCAGGTGTTCTAGAGTTCAATCGTTGCAATACTAATGGAAATCCGATGTTCATGACGATTTGTACGACGGTCATCATACTGAGTAGCGTCCCCGCTTGTAGTAATGTCATTCCATTGGTTACTGCGATAGGTACGAGCCATGTCAGCACGGCAAAAAATAATGCGGTTTGCAGTCCGAAAAATACGAGAAAACTCCAAGCCGTTCGATTACGCCATGGATTGACGCCTGAATGCACTGTACTTTGCCGTTGCTTCACTTCCATTGGATGTGTGGCAGATAGACGCCAAGCTAGTATGCCGATAATCGCAAGTACGGCCCACACCGCAAGTGCAAACGCATACGATGAGTCGGACGCTTCATAGAATACAGCAGTCAATCCGGTACTTAACGTCGCGCCCATCCCCATACCAAACGAGTAAATTCCGACGACCATAGCGACGTGTGAGGGAAAGTACTGTTTGATTAAAGCGGATAATAACGGCCCGATCACAGCAATGGAAATTCCGGCAGCTAATGACGTCATCCATAACACGCTAAATGATACAAATAGGAAACGAATACCGATTGCACCTGCTAAAATAAGCAACATAGCATACATCGTGTAATTCAGTCCGATCGCTCGGTTCAATACAGGTGCAAGCATAGCAAACACCCCCATACAAATGACTGGAATGACTGTCAGTAAGCTCACTTGTGTATTCGACAACATCAAATCTTCTCGGATGATGTCAAGGAGTGGACCGATCGATGTAATGGCCGGACGCAAATTAAGCGCCACAATAAAAATCGCAAATAATAATAAACTAGACGTTGTTTTCGATCGCAATGTAAAGACTCCTTTATGTAAGTTGAAGGCTCCATCTACTTCTCATCCCTTATCGTAAACGTAAATTGAAAACAGTACCAGTCCAAACGTTTCATTTCACAAATATTTCATGTATAATAGGAGCATTGTGAATTTAGGAGGATTTAGTATATGTTAGCAGTTAGTAATTTAAGTCTTCGCTTCGGCGACCGTAAACTATTTGAAGACGTCAATATACAATTCAATCCAGGCAACTGCTATGGATTAATCGGTGCAAATGGTGCGGGAAAATCAACATTCGTTAAAATCGTTTCAGGTGAACTAGAGCCTCAAACAGGACATGTTATCTTAGGAAAAGATGAACGTCTCGCTGTTTTAAAACAGAACCACTTCGAGTATGAAGAATTTGAAGTAATGGAAACTGTCATTATGGGCCATAAACGTCTATATGAAGTCATGAAGGAAAAAGACGCAATCTATATGAAGGAAGATTTCTCTGATGAGGACGGCATGCGTGCAGCTGAACTCGAAGGCGAATTCGCAGAAATGAACGGGTGGGAGTCAGAATCAGAAGCTTCCGTACTCCTTCAAGGTCTAGGCGTTCCGGAAAGCCTGCACCATGTGAAAATGTCCGAATTAGAAGGTTCTGACAAAGTAAAAGTATTACTTGCGCAAGCATTATTCGGTAAGCCGGACGTATTATTACTGGATGAGCCTACTAACCACTTGGACTTAAAAGCGATCCAATGGTTGGAAGAATTCTTGATCAACTTTGAAAACACGGTCGTCGTCGTATCCCATGACCGTCACTTCCTAAACAAAGTTTGTACGCATATCGCGGATCTCGACTTCGGAAAAATTCAAATTTATGCCGGAAACTATGATTTCTGGTATGAATCCAGCCAGCTTGCTTTGAAATTGTCTCAAGAGCAAAATAAGAAAAAAGAAGAAAAGGTGAAAGAACTACAAGCCTTTATCGCGCGTTTCAGTGCCAACGCATCCAAGTCAAAACAAGCGACTTCTCGTAAAAAAACACTCGACAAAATCGAGTTGGATGATATCAAACCATCTTCTCGCCGTTATCCATTCGTGAACTTTACAATGGGCCGTGAAATCGGGAATGATGTATTGACGATCAAAGACGTGACAAAAACAGTAGATGGTAAAACACACATTAAAAATGCGACATTTACTCTCGGTAAAGAAGATAAAGTCGTCTTGCTCGGTAATCCATTAGCAAAATCTGCATTGCTTGATATGCTTGCAGAAGTAACAGAACCAGATTCCGGTGAGATCAAATGGGGCGTCACGACATCACGTGCGTACTTCCCCATCGATAACTCCGAGTATTTCGAAGGATCAGAGCAAACATTAGTGGAGTGGCTGCGTCAATACTCTCCAGAAGATGAGACAGAGACATTTTTACGCGGCTTCCTCGGACGTATGCTATTCTCGGGTGAAGAAGTGAAGAAAAAGCCTAGCGTGTTATCAGGTGGAGAAAAAGTTCGTTGCATGCTTTCTAAAATGATGTTAACGAGTGCGAACGTCATCCTTCTAGATGAACCGACAAACCACTTAGACTTGGAGTCCATTCAAGCATTGAATAACGGTTTGATCGCATTTAAAGGGGCAATGGTCTTCACATCTCATGACCATCAGTTCATCCAGACTATCGCCAACCGCATTATCGAAATCAATGATGACGGAACTATCTTTGATAAAATGATGACATATGACGAATACTTGGAATGGAAAGGTCAAAAAGCGTAATACTACAGAACTATGTACTACAAATAAGCCAGGCTGAGAAAAACCAATCGTTTTTCTCAGCCTGGCTTTATTAGGAATTATTTTCAATGGACAGCAGTCTATTGTTTTGTATAGCATAGTTCGTAAACATCCATCGATTGCATATACACAATCTCCTTTTCATAAAGTCAGTTTCTTATAATTTGGATGAATAGTTCGTGATAGGAAGGGAATAACAAAAAATAAAGGAGGTTTTTCACATGAAACGTAAGATACTTTTTCTCATAGCAGCGCTTTTGCTCATTCTCGCGGGATGTTCAAGTAAACCGGCCACATCACTAGACGGTAATAGCGGCTCTGACGGTCAATCGACAAATGATGGCACGACTGAAGATACAACAGATTCAGACGACGATCAGTCACAGCAAGACGATGCAGAGCTCACTGACGTCTCGTTGCTTGATTATTTTCTTCCTGACGGCTCCAGTGCGCATTATAAAGGGGAAGGCAATGAATTCGCTGAACTGGATATAACAGTAGCCCGCCCTGCGGAAGACTATGTAGTGATCCACGAAAATAACGGCGGCTCTTTTATTCAAAAAGTATTTAAAGTAGAAGGCGATGAAATACAAGTACTTCAAGAAGAACCTATGGAAATAGAAGCTGCCATTCCGACTCCCGCTGAACTGGATGCTATGGAACCGCAACGAATTTATTTAAAAGGTCCGATTGCGGTCGGCACGACATTCGATGATTGGAAAATCGTAGAGACTGACGTTGCAGTGACTACACCCTATCAGCAATTTGAAGATGCATTTGTAATTGAACAGACATCTGAAGATTTTGTGAACCGGATCTATTTCGTAAAAGGTATCGGTGAAGTGAAACGTGAATCGATTATGGAACAAGAAAACGAACCCGATTTTGTTGTTCTATCTTTACTTGAAACAGTTACACAACCATAATTTCCTGCACGCAAAAAGGCGTCCCATAGGGGCGCCTTTTAATTAGTGGATTAAAGTTTAACAACGTTAGCTGCTTGTAAACCACGGTTTCCTTCGACAACTTCAAATTCAACCTGCTGACCTTCGTCAAGAGATTTGAATCCGTCGCCTTGGATTGCTGAGAAGTGTACGAAAATATCTTCTTCTCCGTCAACTTCGATAAAACCGAAGCCCTTTTCTGAGTTAAACCACTTTACTGTACCTTGTTTCATTCGATAACCTCCAAAAATATATAAGTACTTGTTAATACATGAACTTTCGCATAAAAAAATTCACGCATTACAAAAAGTACCGACGTTGCCGATCACTTTTGTAATAGGTGAATCCAATAGCACACGATCGTTCAATTAATTTACTTAGTAACAGTATAACATGTTCATATAAATTGTCAATAAAAAGCATACATCACCTAATTGAGGATTTTACGAGAGATTCGGTCGATCGTTGAATAATACGATAATTCCATGATAAATTTGTGAATCCCCTTCGCAACCCTCACAGTAATGCTTCTCTGAATCAGACCAAAATGCGTGAAAACAACCTTTGCGATGTTCATAATAGTCAAATTGCGGAAGCATCTCCTCGATGAGTTGCTGAAGATGTTCTTGCATCGATT encodes:
- a CDS encoding AI-2E family transporter produces the protein MRQPPKKNSLRDFWSARSTSPIVGFLGGQATLFVLLCLLFIGLIILIYTQVSFIFYPIRVFFSTVVLPVVLATILYYLMRPILRYLEVRLRIPRVYGILILFLATAGLLTLLVFLVLPFLREQSINLFDEFPSYFKQLILDMDHFFRNSIFAPIYEGFNFNVNTFLDSGFESIGKFFTETLGGIASGVTSFVSALTGIILSLFTVPLILFYLLKDGEKLPQMILRILPPRLRDDAAIIFHDADKQISAYIQGQILVAIAIGIMVSIGFLIIKMKYALLLGVLAMFTSIVPYLGPVIAITPAVIIAIVTSPFMLVKLAVVWTIVQVVEGKFISPQIMGKSLHIHPITIIFVLLTAGSLFGVAGVILGIPAYALLKVVASHVFHLFMLRYNRFETAEEMYYEVVESESDSEVE
- a CDS encoding ABC transporter ATP-binding protein, with protein sequence MLHVDIHKQLAHYTLHIQFEMGAEILVLVGPSGSGKTTILNSIAGLVHPDSGLIVSKDHSFYCDEQKPMPARDRQIGYLFQDYALFPHMTVEKNILYGVKKKQESQLMISELLQVLGIEHLLQKYPHQISGGEKQRVGLARALAARPSVLLLDEPLSALDKETRKQCQDELLRLHEMWKIPFIIVTHDLEEAERLGDRIIYLDHGKIVDERWKRQLISTY
- the modB gene encoding molybdate ABC transporter permease subunit, encoding MDYSPLLLSLKVAAISTFFVFVVGVLIAYYLAKREFFGKSILEALFLLPLVLPPTVVGFGLLVLFGKKGWIGSWLLEWFDFQIVFTWIGAVIASIVVSFPLMYQSASAAFESLDERLSNAARTMGASEWRVFFTIVFPLAWPGLLAGLVLSFARGLGEFGATLMLAGYIPGKTDTIPMAIYFAVESGQMEKATFWVIIIITFGFSLILWVNWWSKRNIRRFTRT
- a CDS encoding DUF1033 family protein, translating into MYEVVYMKADFEPWWMFEEWREYSVTSKTFTDSQSMQEHLQQLIEEMLPQFDYYEHRKGCFHAFWSDSEKHYCEGCEGDSQIYHGIIVLFNDRPNLS
- a CDS encoding CynX/NimT family MFS transporter codes for the protein MRSKTTSSLLLFAIFIVALNLRPAITSIGPLLDIIREDLMLSNTQVSLLTVIPVICMGVFAMLAPVLNRAIGLNYTMYAMLLILAGAIGIRFLFVSFSVLWMTSLAAGISIAVIGPLLSALIKQYFPSHVAMVVGIYSFGMGMGATLSTGLTAVFYEASDSSYAFALAVWAVLAIIGILAWRLSATHPMEVKQRQSTVHSGVNPWRNRTAWSFLVFFGLQTALFFAVLTWLVPIAVTNGMTLLQAGTLLSMMTVVQIVMNIGFPLVLQRLNSRTPALVFILVLGILSIALMWTAQPVLFSAGVLLLGIPLGGLFPICLLMPMDATESAEETNTWTAMMQTGGFIIGGILPLFIAMLYDYTANHHVTLFVFLLLFVAMLVLALRIGNSTAADKTVDATSH
- the modA gene encoding molybdate ABC transporter substrate-binding protein yields the protein MKRFLLSVLFVILSILLVGCSNTDEPENSQGTDQQTPEADKQPAEEVELLISAAASLTDALEDLKGTFEEQHEGVTLTYNFGSSGKLATNIENGAPSDVFLSASSKDMNDMEEKELIVNESRKDFTSNVLVLIAHKDSNMEVSSFEEIDPATVDHFAVGEPESVPVGRYTKETLENLELWEPLQDKLVLGSDVRQVLTYVEMGNADLGVVYSSDAFISDDVKVLAESNPEWHAPIVYPGAVVKDSKHKEAAQQFLDYLTSDTGTEALQKFGFK
- a CDS encoding LCP family protein, translating into MDEQLEEKIPHRKKKRRKLRLGRVFILFLLLFFMTISAYSYVQFKQGKAITAGSVIEPGEFQGDLLDPKNPAIENYLLLGIDNDGSGKYRTDTMMVLSWDQAQGTAHLISFMRDIYAQIPGYQSYKLNTAYYLGGVQTAKETISGMFNIPIHHYAVVDFDNFESIMDIAFPRGLEMDVKKEMSEKIGVTLTPGVQRLNGKELLGYARFRADDEGDFGRVNRQQEVIQAVKDELFSLPTIMQAPKVAGALDSFVQTDLTSKDELAKVVAILAKRKLDLQTLRIPVEDSYSFTSYRHAGSVIEIDVEKNREAIRSFLATQ
- a CDS encoding ABC-F family ATP-binding cassette domain-containing protein produces the protein MLAVSNLSLRFGDRKLFEDVNIQFNPGNCYGLIGANGAGKSTFVKIVSGELEPQTGHVILGKDERLAVLKQNHFEYEEFEVMETVIMGHKRLYEVMKEKDAIYMKEDFSDEDGMRAAELEGEFAEMNGWESESEASVLLQGLGVPESLHHVKMSELEGSDKVKVLLAQALFGKPDVLLLDEPTNHLDLKAIQWLEEFLINFENTVVVVSHDRHFLNKVCTHIADLDFGKIQIYAGNYDFWYESSQLALKLSQEQNKKKEEKVKELQAFIARFSANASKSKQATSRKKTLDKIELDDIKPSSRRYPFVNFTMGREIGNDVLTIKDVTKTVDGKTHIKNATFTLGKEDKVVLLGNPLAKSALLDMLAEVTEPDSGEIKWGVTTSRAYFPIDNSEYFEGSEQTLVEWLRQYSPEDETETFLRGFLGRMLFSGEEVKKKPSVLSGGEKVRCMLSKMMLTSANVILLDEPTNHLDLESIQALNNGLIAFKGAMVFTSHDHQFIQTIANRIIEINDDGTIFDKMMTYDEYLEWKGQKA
- a CDS encoding substrate-binding domain-containing protein encodes the protein MSNSEQNISYTTEEIAQLLKVSKLTIYDLIKKGEIRAYRVGRQMRVDAVDLTSYKEQLKSGGNLSDTRRIVESSAEKPQTRPQSDSVIISGQDISLDILASYIDEAGAYRPLRSFTGSLNSLIKMYHGEADIVSTHLFDGETGTYNLPYIQRLLTGHSYIVIHLLVRKAGIYVQKGNPQQIHDWADLAQPGLRLINREKGSGARVLLDEQLRLASIAPSTIMGYEDEEQNHMAVAARIASKQADVGVGIEKTARLIDVDFIPLIDEQYDLVLLKTKENEQIRDFIVKTINDPDFQAKINAIGGYDLTNAGDIRYETP
- a CDS encoding cold-shock protein, whose protein sequence is MKQGTVKWFNSEKGFGFIEVDGEEDIFVHFSAIQGDGFKSLDEGQQVEFEVVEGNRGLQAANVVKL